Genomic window (Oryzias latipes chromosome 17, ASM223467v1):
aaaagagcGTGTTTGTGGCGTTTGGTGGGCCACAAGCAACGGGGAAgggaaagggggtggggttgctccacaccagtggtcctacccacaactcaggcaaacgtctaatgaactactgccgctagCTTCAGAGGCAACATGTTGCACTAATGAATGCTAAATCATAACTTTCACAATGATGCTTTTATATGACACAGGATTAGCAAAATGTCGTTTTTGACAAGAgaagtaaaaatatatacatattcaTGTAAAAACTGGCATAAGAAAAAGAGCGTTTAAAGTCAAACTCAATCAAACACGGGTTGGGAACATGTTAAACCtccatctttgtttgttttgactaAATAGTTCGCCTACCGCCCCAACAGATCAGCAGAAGATGCGGTGGCACTGGCACTTCACTCCACCCTGCAACATCAGGACACCAAGAACACGTACGCCCGGATTCTGTTCCTGGACTACAGCTCTGCCTTCAACACCATCAGGCCCCTGAAGCTGACTGATAAACTCGCAGATCTGGGAATACCAACACCCACCAGAAACTGGATCCTTGACTTTCTCACTGACCGACCACAGGTGGTGAGGATGGGAAAGCAGGTCTCTGCTGAGCTGACAGTTAGCACTGGTACACCACAGGGGTGCTGCCTCAGTCCAAAGCTCTTCTCACTTTACACCCACGACTGCACCTCCCCCGACTCCAACAACATCATCATTAAgtatgcagacgacacaaccGTCCTCGGCCTCATCAGAGGAGGGGACGAGTCTGCATACAGAGACCTTGTGCACAGGATCACCATCTACGGAGAGGACAACGACCTTGTTCTCAACgtagagaaaacaaaagagataATCGTGGACTACAGAAGGAAAGCACCGCCACATCAACCGCTCATCATCAACGGGACTGTGGTGGAGCGGACCGACTGCCACCGGTTCCTTGGTCTGCAGATCACAAACAGCCTCAGCTGGGAAAGAAACACTGCTGCCACAGTGAAGAAAGCCCAGCAGAGGCTGTACTTCATCAGGCTGCTGAAGAAGGCCGGTCTCAAGCGCCGGACCCTCACCCAAGCCTACAGGGGGCTTGTGGAAAGCATCCTCACAAGCGGACTAACAGCCTGGTTCGGTAACACCACCttaaaagagaagaagatgCTGCAGAGGGTCATTAATACAGCTGGAAAAATCATAGGTTGCAACCTtccatccatggacaccatctACAAACAGCGCTGCAGGAGGAGAGTGACTAAGATCATCAGAGACAGACACCACCCTGCTCATGGACTGATCCAATGCGTGGACTCAGGCCACAACCTCAGGCGTCGCAGGCCTGAAAGCATCCACGCACACACCACACGCTTCCACGACAGCTTCTTCCCAGCTGCAATCAGAATGCTGGCTAAGGACATCAGAGAGAGAAGACTGGACTAAAATACTAAgtgcaataaacaataatatgtGCAATAATTCTATGTGCAATAATGCTTCTGTACAGATTGGGTCTCTGCAATATCCATTATcatattttactgatatttatatttttatacaccATGTAAATTTGTTGTctaattttgacttttaactttattctatttatttttattttctttattatttcttcttcaaatttttcttttgtccttttttaacttatcctgacatgagagatgccaaagaaaaattccGATGTACCGCATGTGCAAACGGCAATAAAACTTGAATCTTGAAATGCAAAAACTTCGGTCTTCCTGTAATTTATCCATcaaatttgttttgcttttttgttctttttgtcacACATGACGTTTAAACTGACGTCTTAATGGCTAAAGATGCTATTCCAGTGATGAGGGCCATCTCGGAGGGCTAATGGacgagtgtctgccctgagactggaatCAGATCCATTATCAGGTCATCCCGGAGACGACCCACTCTCAGACATTCAGAGTCCAGCGGGATAAATGACCAAAATGGGTCCAAAGTTCAGCGATGGCTGCTGGCCGCCactaataattaaaaacactactgggaacactttaaaaaagacaTCAAATGATGATCGGGGTGGGACTTTTAAGTCCTAATATTGCTGCTTTTGAGGACCTTACCTGTTGGTACTGAGAGTATTTGATGGGATCCTTCTCAAACACTTCATAAGTCTGAGATTCCAAATTGTCCATGAGGGGCTAAACAGCAGAAGTACAGATCTCACTTATTAATAATCATAatttccacacacacaaaaaaaaaaagatgcgaCCCTAATCCTAGTGCTTCCTCACCTGTAGAGGTGACTGCAAGTAGTCTTCATAGCCTTTGGCGAAGAGCTCATAGGCGTTGGGGGCTGGCCTGTTCTGGTTGAGGTATTCAAGGTATTGCAGGTAGGACCTAAAGTCCTTCTCAGTGTGCCGACTGGTGCCTGTGAAGATAAACTGGGCCTCCAGCTGAAAGGAAGTATTTTTGGTTAAACAGAATGGATTAAAACCATCGATAAATGTCTGAAACAAATGGGTGTAAAGAAGAAGTACCTTGAAAAGGCGAAAGATTACTCTTTGGTGGGCTTTTGACAACACGGGAAATCCCTTTTTGTTGGTCAGGAAGAGGCTTGTAGGAAGTATGGCAGCTTTGATTGGCTCCCCCATCCATTTATCGATCACTGCGTCTGAGGGCATGTCTGCACCGATATcaatagctaaaaaaaacaaacaaacgtgaAGTAACGGAATTCCGACTGGTCCAAAGCTACCACAACATGGTTTGCTCCCTCACCGAGGCAGATCCTCTTATTGTAGTCACAAAGAGTTCGAAATGTGTTCcacctgaacagaaacaaaacaagaaaaaaggatttgaaatTTGACCTGAGAGAGGTGGAGGAAGCAGATGCACAGAAACTCACCAGTTCCACGTCTTCTCATCAACACTCGTCTCATCAGGACAAGAAAAGGGTTCGTTCTCAATCAGGTCTTCTCTCGTGTCTTCTGCCGCCATCAGTGGAACACGTATCCAGAACTGAAGGAGAAAGACGCGGTTGAGTGACGCTTTGGTAACCTACGGAGCAAAGGCCATCCCGTGTCTTACATTTGAGGTGTGGTGTCCCGTGTGGATGTGGCTCAGCAGCAGGCGGGCCAGATTGGCATTGTGAGGGCCCGTCAGAGGGATCATGAAGACAGGGAGACCCAGGTATGCTGAGAAGTTCAGCTCTTGTGTCAGAGCCTGTGGAAAATTATAACAAAATAAACCTCCTAACCCCACAAGAGCTGGCAGTCCTCACAAGAGTTCGCCGATGCCTGAATGGAAATAAAGACCCGTTTCAAATGGTTCAAACTTGAAAAGAACTTGCCTCCTCTGAGTTCCGGCGCTCGGTCTCGATTTCTGAGTCTGCACAGATCCATGGAGAAAGCTTCCCAACAATGAGAGTACCCCAATCTGTAAGAAATATCAATCAGTATTCAGATTTTCTGTTGAACAGACAGTAAAATTTACATAGATCACTTCCgtttgagtgttttatttttttttaatgcttgacTGTTGCCGCCTTGCTTTGAAAGGCAAATCGCGatcaagctttatttttaaatggcacttttcctataaaaacaaaaacacaaagtgctttacattaaaataaaacataaaaacaagcatgaatattaaaatagaGCCCCCTCCCCTTTCACACCTTCCTGATGGGGATAGGCGATGTCAGCAGTAGGAGAGGCTAATATTTGGGACGTTCCTTTTCTGTGAATAGCTGCAtaaccagccaaatgcagcatcacaggcggggaccagcATCACCACATATCCTATGGCgtccagatgaccccaaccttaaggcccgtacacaccgggacgaatattcgccaggcgttattcgccagcgttattcgccacgttttttgtgttcacacccaggcgattttcgctgacgatgagccgagtgaacctgcaatttcattccctgacattagatggcgcttaatgtaaacagaaatactcctgtacacaaggtggcgctgcgcaactttacgcttcttaaagtcgcttttcactcagaagaagagagcaagtatttacgcacttgtcagaataatacaaagaaaacatgaatatttcaagcaccagttgctccaactggtgcttggttcggggatattttaaaatgtccgtcattatttcgttgtggcagtgtagacgctacttggcgtctatcttcttcgctggcatgtgtgctcagaaaggcagtttaatgtttgagcgcccccaagttgtgttttactgtaacttcagaagctccagacacgtgtgcaaaagcgccattctcattggtcgtgtagttttcgacgcggcgcgtcaaaccaaaaaaacgaacccgaggcgttttttaaaaagtgacgctttgacgtgtggcggtttttcgcgtcggtgtgcacactcacattggtgccctttgtttagtcacgaggcgttaaacgtcggcgaaaatcgcgggcgaaattcgtcccggtgtgaacaggcctttacattgacgtgttgtcCCAAAAATTGAGGTGATGTCAGCCCGCATCCTTTTCTTGGTGAAAACTTAACtcttacattaaaacacaactctgatgaaaatcgtgtttttaacttgttcttgtagcatgttctcacgatggaggacatatattttaaatattaaacttaaaattgcatttttttgagtatttctttattcaaattgttgtgaatcaggatcccacaaaaaaagcagttagaaaaagcttggagcagTAACATGGAAGCTACAATGGGcgtgccacaagctccctgctctgctccattctgatgattccacttgcagacaaacagatccacgtacgtctttgtttcccttgTCTGACCTGGcgtctggttcaaaactgtacggctggacagctccaataatgctcgccatttttacTGCAGCTTTaatgtaagctagcaagagagagtgTTAACAGaagggtgacgggaagtgggggcggccTCACTCCACTCCAACGGTACTACCCGCAattcagagacaaatttctaatgaactactgctgcaaTGCAGAAACTACATCCTAGAAAGCGATAATTattctggctaaaaacggcattgtcataattaaaagaccactgggaacgcttttacaatagctaaaaaaagatgatcagagtgggactttaaagtttttaaacttttacaatTTCTAAGATGATAGATGTGACACACATTCttgttattttaaagaaaaagattccTCCACCTTTGAGTGACAGTTGTCCCAATCTTTATTTCTCTCTTTTGGGCATGTTTCACCTCTAGCTTGAAGCCAAATGGCTCCTGCGTTTAATTAACTTGTGGCTTCAAAACAGActgcaacactttttttgtatAGGCCGATGTCATTCGCACGTATTTAGGTGTGATCGagcacaaaaactgatggaaattcatgttggccacaCATAATACACATGGCCAAATTACACATTGCTTAACATATTTTAACCCTGTCTTAATTACAAGCGAGTATAgtgacttgtttgtttttttatctccaTCTTTCCTTGTAAATTTACAAAGCTGCACATTAATAATTTAATGTGCAGCTTTGCTTTTACACCTAACATTTCTGTTAACCTGGAATTACAAAGGTCTCCATGATCTCTGGTCATTAAGGTTTACCACGACCACCCTGTTAGCTTTCCCAGACATATCCTAGCTACTGATTAGCTGGAGAGGGGACATTCTAACatcacctggtccaggtaatcagctgcAAAGTGGGGATCATGAAGGTCTTTAGGACCAGGGTTGGAGACCATAACTGCTGCAAACCACAAAACTACATTCCtgactttttttagtttttattttaaactctttaatatttaaaatgatcTCAGAGATTGTTCATATACCCACCCAGCCCACACACGTGACAATGGAAACGGGCCTTGTTCTGAACACACGTTGTTCATAAGTAACACCCTGAGATGTAGATGACTTATTAAAAACACTTACCTCTTCCACACAGCAGCAGATCGGAGCGGGTCTGTGCACCGGGCCGAGATTTAGCTGGCTCCAACTCAAACTCCCTTGCGAATCTCGGATGGAATAAAGGCATGCAAAGGAAATCGAACCTGCACACACAGATCATAAGGGAAAACACTAGTATGAACAATGCGGTTACGATACTATACAAAGGAGAAACAAACGCGTCTTATATAcgtgttaaattaaaaaaaacgagaTATGCCAATAACAAAACCAAAGGAACACTTTAGTTTAACACTTGAATCCAAAAGCAGAGCATCCTTTCATTCTGCACGTGTTGATACCTTGCCGGCTAGCTTAGCCTTAGTCATGCTAACAAGCAAGCACGCTAGTTTTCCTCATTTGatccaaacactttttttataaGACACAAAAATGCCAACTTCACCCAAGTTTCGCGACCGCGGCTAACGTGGCAGCTATCTCCGGAACACAGTTCATATCTCTCCCGCAGGACACCCTGCTGCCTGTACTGGCGGACGCCATGACTTCTGTCGACTGATTGAGAAGACTCTTCTTTCTGAGGCTTAAGGAAACTGGTGCCATCTTGGATCCACGAAGATCATCGTTCTGAATGCATAGTTACGCATGAAAGAACCAAAATGGCGCCGCCAGGACGTTAGTTGCATTAAACAAAATATCGCGAGACTCGTTATGGaagaaattaaatgaaaaaaacatgttaacagtAATAAATTGATggtagatatttaaaaaaataaaataaaaataaaagaagattaAAAGCTAATGGGGTGAAATATTTACAAGCATCATCAGAGCACATTTAAAAGATGTATGATTAGCAGAAAACGGCTTCGCAGCAGATCAAATTAACAGCTACAGGTTACAGGATCACTTTCAGTGACTCCAACTCTGTCTGGGCAGGTGGCAGCTTTATGCAAGCTGTCACAGCTGCAGGAGGTATAAAAGGGGTAAATGCACCCAATGCTGAGAAGATCAACAGGCACAAGGTTGTGATCCCTGCCCTGCCCCGGCTGTGTTTAGGTCGATttagcatatttttttaaattccatgcAAGCTTTTCAATCTGTGTAGAGAAATAATCGATCTTACTTTATAATTGAAAGGAAGACTAATAATTTTAAGGTCAGAATTGAGCATCTTACTCAATATTTATGGCTTTGGAAGATATTTGCAATTTTAAAGACAAGCCCACGCATaagacttttcctttttatgcTTCGGAAGATACAAGTGTCTCTGTTTTTACTGaatctttaaactttaaatggaGAGGGGAGATGACATCTAAAAAAGCCTCTGATGTTCCACTGGAGTTTCATGTACCATCTTTGTTCAAGAGGCCTTCCAGCCGAGCGAGCCATTCAGTGTCGGTGCGCAGGCCTTTTCCTCTTTCGCATGGAACGACAACTCTGGGTTTTATCTTCCAAGGTGGGGTGAttgcagctgcagacacacGTGCCAGTGCTGGGGGACTTGTGGCTTGTCCAGCTGTTCACAAGATAACCCCTATTCACTCCCATTTGGTGGTCACCTCCTCGGGCAGCGGTGCAGACTGCATGCTGTGGGAGCGCATCCTCACTAGAGAAATCAGACTCTATCAACTGCGGCACAAGCGTCGCCTCTCAATACGTGGGACTGCCAAACTCCTTTCATTAATGCTGCACCCTTTTAAAGGCACTGATGTATGTGTGGCTCTCACCCTGTGTGGCTGGGATAAGGCGGAAAGTACCAAGAACTTGGAAGAAACCTTAGGTGTGACTGACGATTGCTCGCCATCTGTTTGTAAAGACGTTCCTTCAAAAACAAATCTGCTGTGCTTTAGTGGCCCAAAGCTTATTTACGTGTGCAGCGATGGAGCCAGACTGCAGGGAGACATCTTCTCTGTGGGATCAGGTTCACCTTATGCCTACGGAGTCTTGGATAGGAGTCTGAGTTggagtttgaataaagaagaagCAATCTTGTTGGCAAGAGAAGCGGTATTCAGGGCCACTCACAGGGATGCTTACTCGGGAAACAATGTGGACCTTTTCCATGTCACAGCCGAGGGGTGGAGACAGAGACAAAGGGAAGACCTGAAGGAAGAATATTACAGAGACATGGAAAAGAGAGGCAAGAAAATggatgtaaaaactaaaaaagctgCCAAAATAATGCAATGaaaccacattttttctttgtataaatTTGTCAATTTTGACATCATAAAGTTTGATTGGGATGCTGTTTAGTCGTTTGTTTTAACTGCAAGTTATCCTCCACGGCCACAGGGGGCGCTGTGTAGGAACAGCTCccatgtttattaaaatgttccaCACAGCGGAAGCTGCTTGTTCATCTGATTGTCTCCAAGATGGCTCTAGCTAGTGTATTGAGCAGTGAATGTGCGGATTTTTCATTGGATTTTCGTCAGCCGTTTGGTTTTAACTGTGGACCGGGACAGAGCGGAGCGGACTGCGATGCTGCACCGGGGGACAGTGTCAGTTTTTCCGTTAAAAATCCGATGCTGGCCGGAGACGATGATGGCGTTGAGAGGAAAATAGAGTTTCTCCATGGAACCACCACGTTAGCTTTTAAAGTAAGTTAACTGGTCTATTTTCATGAGCATTTTTGGATGTAGACCCTAAAGGAGGAAATTTATTATCAAcactgaacatttttaaaacgcttaagcctaaattaaaataatttcaaaacgttttCCAAATCCGCGCTTGAAAGTTAGCATGCTAGTGCGGCTACAAACTGCTTTATCATGACTTATTTTACAGATACATGAGTATTTATTTCagaattaaaagttgtttttgtgtggttgttgcttttatatgtatatttttcatATATACACAATAAATGGATACAAATTGAAATTTTGGAGAACAACTATGTGATTTCAATTGGTCGTCATGCCTTTCCGAAAACAGTCTCTGCTTATAAAACTTTACTAACAGTTTAAGGATTATTGGgtttttcaaacttgtttaCCCACCTTTTTTGGAAGAGTAGGTCaaaatggtgttttatttttaaatgccaTGTTTTTAGTCGTTTTTTGGTCCTAAATTATATAGGAGCTGAAACAAATATAGTGGCTAAAAATTAAATGTAGAAAATTAAGAAATATCataattttttgtgaaaatctgTTTGGGTCAACGCGTAATTTTTCCCATAAACATAAGGAATTAAATTAGCGTTCTTGGTATTTTAGAAACGTAcaatttgtcttgtttttttaatagaaaacaaTTCTGCCAGGAGCAACAAATATGTCTGTAAAttagtgattttaaaaaagtggttACCTTGTGGTTTGGTGTGGTTTTAAAATCACGCATGTTAAGTAATGTATCGTTGTGAAAGAACGTAAAGCTAATTTGACATTGTGTTACTATTTGAGATGAAAGTTGCACAGTAAAAGATCCAAAGTGTGAAACACAAGAGCTTTCTTGATTTCAAGCTAGTCATGGATGCTAACATTCAGAATCAGTGGTGTATGGATCTGTAACATGCATTAAACTttccttcca
Coding sequences:
- the prmt5 gene encoding protein arginine N-methyltransferase 5, which codes for MASASTGSRVSCGRDMNCVPEIAATLAAVAKLGFDFLCMPLFHPRFAREFELEPAKSRPGAQTRSDLLLCGRDWGTLIVGKLSPWICADSEIETERRNSEEALTQELNFSAYLGLPVFMIPLTGPHNANLARLLLSHIHTGHHTSNFWIRVPLMAAEDTREDLIENEPFSCPDETSVDEKTWNWWNTFRTLCDYNKRICLAIDIGADMPSDAVIDKWMGEPIKAAILPTSLFLTNKKGFPVLSKAHQRVIFRLFKLEAQFIFTGTSRHTEKDFRSYLQYLEYLNQNRPAPNAYELFAKGYEDYLQSPLQPLMDNLESQTYEVFEKDPIKYSQYQQAVYKCLLDRVPEEQKDTNVQVLMVLGAGRGPLVNASLRAASQADRKLKVYAVEKNPNAVITLENWRFEEWGDRVTVVSSDMREWEAPEKADIIVSELLGSFGDNELSPECLDGAQHFLKDDGVSIPCSYTSFLAPLSSSKLYNEVRGCRERDKSPECHFETPYVVRLHNFHELADPKPCFTFTHPKKDMNNNRYQCLRFSVGCNSVLHGFAGYFETTLYKDVTLSIKPETHSPGMFSWFPILFPLKQPISIARDDEIAVRFWRCNNGKKVWYEWAVTEPTCSAIHNPAGRSYTIGL
- the LOC101163691 gene encoding proteasome subunit beta type-11; its protein translation is MALEDICNFKDKPTHKTFPFYASEDTSVSVFTESLNFKWRGEMTSKKASDVPLEFHVPSLFKRPSSRASHSVSVRRPFPLSHGTTTLGFIFQGGVIAAADTRASAGGLVACPAVHKITPIHSHLVVTSSGSGADCMLWERILTREIRLYQLRHKRRLSIRGTAKLLSLMLHPFKGTDVCVALTLCGWDKAESTKNLEETLGVTDDCSPSVCKDVPSKTNLLCFSGPKLIYVCSDGARLQGDIFSVGSGSPYAYGVLDRSLSWSLNKEEAILLAREAVFRATHRDAYSGNNVDLFHVTAEGWRQRQREDLKEEYYRDMEKRGKKMDVKTKKAAKIMQ